From a single Capsicum annuum cultivar UCD-10X-F1 chromosome 12, UCD10Xv1.1, whole genome shotgun sequence genomic region:
- the LOC107849646 gene encoding WAT1-related protein At4g01440, whose translation MKSYAEWYPIVVMLVIDFAFAIGNILLKKIIMDGMNHFVFITYRQSISSLFLAPIAFFLERNTRPKLTPQILCYLFLSAIVGASLTQYLFLLGIQYTSATFACAFLNMVPVITFLMALLFGLEAFNIKDRSGRAKVIGTLICLGGAFLLTFYKGIPLIHFSHVQDLSRTVEEPISSSKRNEQWMFGSMILFAGTLLWSSWFLLQSKIAKKYPCQYSSTVIMTFFSAIQSAILTLSTDRRLSIWIPNEKTIDMLSVVYTGLVGSGLCFVGMSWCVKKRGPVFTAAFSPLIQVMAAMLDVPLLHEQLNLGSVMGSVIVIVGLYFLLWGKIKEMQKVSQETGEKKEKELTSQVHEANDEPDIP comes from the exons ATGAAGAGCTATGCGGAATGGTATCCTATCGTTGTTATGTTGGTGATTGATTTTGCTTTCGCGATTGGTAATATACTTCTCAAGAAGATTATCATGGATGGTATGAACCATTTCGTGTTCATCACTTATCGACAGTCCATTTCAAGCTTGTTTTTAGCCCCAATCGCCTTCTTTCTTGAAAG GAATACGAGGCCTAAACTCACACCGCAAATCTTGTGCTATCTTTTCTTGAGTGCAATCGTTGG GGCATCTCTTACGCAGTACTTATTCCTTCTTGGCATACAATACACTTCTGCAACATTTGCATGTGCATTTCTCAACATGGTTCCAGTGATAACATTCCTTATGGCATTGCTTTTCGG GTTAGAGGCATTTAACATAAAGGACAGAAGCGGCCGAGCCAAAGTTATCGGTACATTAATATGCCTCGGAGGTGCCTTCTTACTGACTTTTTACAAAGGCATACCTTTAATCCATTTTTCACACGTACAAGATTTATCGCGAACTGTGGAAGAACCTATCAGTTCCTCTAAAAGAAACGAACAATGGATGTTTGGCTCAATGATCTTATTCGCTGGAACGCTTTTGTGGTCCTCGTGGTTCCTTCTGCAATCGAAAATTGCTAAGAAATATCCATGTCAGTACTCGAGTACGGTTATTATGACCTTCTTCAGTGCCATACAATCAGCTATCTTAACTTTGTCCACTGATAGAAGACTTTCCATTTGGATTCCAAACGAAAAGACCATCGACATGTTAAGTGTCGTTTATACT GGCTTAGTTGGTTCAGGGTTGTGCTTCGTTGGAATGTCGTGGTGTGTTAAGAAGAGGGGACCGGTCTTTACTGCAGCATTCAGTCCTCTTATACAAGTTATGGCAGCCATGTTAGACGTTCCACTTCTACACGAGCAACTCAACCTCGGAAG CGTGATGGGATCAGTTATTGTAATCGTCGGACTGTACTTTTTACTATGGGGCAAGATCAAAGAAATGCAGAAAGTTTCTCAAGAAACTggagagaaaaaggaaaaggagCTAACTTCCCAAGTTCATGAAGCTAATGATGAACCAGATATACCTTAA